From one Sphingomonas sp. BT-65 genomic stretch:
- a CDS encoding putative baseplate assembly protein: protein MAGPTICGCCGGLAVTAPSASFARAGLTQVPLRAGGYWSYRDSLIARLTAAEHGPLAELKSRDPAVDFSIALIDAWSTTGEVLSFYAERLTNETLLPTAQERLSLHMLAELVGYRPGPGVAASVKLAFTMAEAPGAPRAVTLPSGIKVQSTPGPDEKPVLFETGAAIPARPAWNAMRPQLAAVQPLLATTTQLYLSGTQTGLKPGDALFYRADNNSPVFARITTVTPLPADPAKDPDRPDLTLLRLVPLATSPLEIGIAGPPPSIAPNFPPALAAVLGDTIDAGELTELLAAEGISEDALFDPLAAADPPPKRVLAFRASAGTFGKTAPALDMLPTTLTGTIPIYDTNDDGNIVIDHTIDAPYADRIEATWADSGTLQLLAANENYVFLDRVVEGVGAGSAVALVDGDAWGIYLAETVTETAVSDFAITGKCTRIKLHDDAGFGDFSIRGATAWVISEWLDLPPAPLFAKLPAGTDTIALDGFRPGLQPGQLLALTGLLADGVDAPAAEHATIAEVEHQMTPGARTTITLATGLTQDFDRRALRINANVAPATHGETRFEILGSGGSRAAYPAFAAKQGPLTFVSAEVPGGGRPELTLRINGIAWHEAPDLLDAGPADRIYTLALDETGKPRIGFGDGLQGALPPAGQDNITLDYRVGLGLGGRVKAGQLDTLLSRPLGLEGVRNPLPSEGGADPVGVDALRGELPLYCRTMDRVVSLSDFADFALTYSGIAKARAERVKVPGLPAPGVALTVAGELGAPVPASGELHQKLRKALAGSGIPFARFALRDFRLTYFRLAAKLVPHPDHVAADVLAAAEKALRTAFGFDAREFAQTVYDSQVVTVLQGVPGVVAVMLDRLYTGAVPLRQAMLPAASATDTLGAELLLLHPGPLDWLEVAA, encoded by the coding sequence ATGGCCGGCCCGACGATCTGCGGCTGCTGCGGCGGGCTTGCGGTCACCGCGCCGAGCGCCAGCTTCGCGCGCGCCGGGCTCACGCAGGTCCCGCTGCGCGCGGGCGGTTATTGGAGCTATCGCGATTCGCTGATCGCGCGGCTGACCGCGGCCGAACACGGCCCGCTCGCCGAACTCAAGTCGCGCGATCCGGCGGTCGATTTCTCGATCGCGCTGATCGACGCCTGGTCGACCACGGGCGAGGTGCTGAGTTTCTATGCCGAGCGGCTGACCAACGAGACGCTGTTGCCGACCGCGCAGGAGCGGCTGTCGCTGCATATGCTCGCCGAGCTGGTCGGCTACCGGCCCGGCCCGGGCGTCGCGGCATCGGTCAAGCTCGCCTTCACCATGGCCGAAGCGCCCGGCGCGCCGCGCGCGGTCACCTTGCCCTCGGGCATCAAGGTCCAGTCGACGCCCGGCCCCGACGAGAAACCAGTACTGTTCGAAACCGGCGCCGCGATCCCCGCGCGGCCCGCCTGGAACGCGATGCGGCCCCAGCTCGCGGCGGTCCAGCCGCTGCTCGCGACCACCACCCAGCTCTATCTCAGCGGAACGCAGACCGGCCTCAAGCCGGGCGACGCACTGTTCTACCGTGCCGACAACAACAGCCCGGTCTTCGCCCGGATCACCACGGTCACCCCCCTGCCCGCCGATCCGGCCAAGGATCCCGACCGCCCCGACCTGACCTTGCTGCGCCTCGTGCCGCTGGCCACCAGCCCGCTGGAAATCGGCATTGCCGGCCCGCCGCCGTCGATCGCGCCCAACTTCCCGCCCGCGCTCGCCGCGGTGCTCGGCGACACGATCGACGCCGGCGAGCTCACCGAGCTGCTGGCGGCCGAAGGCATCAGCGAGGACGCACTGTTCGATCCGCTCGCCGCGGCCGATCCGCCGCCCAAGCGCGTGCTCGCCTTCCGTGCCAGCGCCGGGACCTTCGGCAAGACCGCACCCGCGCTCGACATGCTGCCCACGACCCTGACCGGCACGATCCCGATCTACGACACTAACGATGACGGCAACATCGTGATCGACCACACCATCGATGCGCCCTATGCCGACCGCATCGAGGCGACCTGGGCCGATTCCGGCACGCTCCAACTGCTCGCCGCCAACGAGAACTACGTGTTCCTCGATCGCGTCGTCGAGGGCGTCGGCGCGGGCAGCGCGGTGGCGCTGGTCGACGGCGATGCCTGGGGCATCTACCTGGCGGAGACGGTGACCGAGACCGCGGTCTCCGACTTCGCGATCACCGGCAAGTGCACGCGGATCAAGCTGCACGACGACGCCGGCTTCGGCGACTTCAGCATCCGCGGCGCCACCGCCTGGGTAATCAGCGAATGGCTGGACCTTCCGCCGGCGCCGCTGTTCGCCAAGCTGCCCGCCGGTACCGACACCATCGCGCTCGACGGCTTCCGCCCGGGGCTGCAGCCGGGACAGCTGCTCGCGCTCACCGGGTTGCTCGCCGACGGAGTCGACGCACCGGCCGCCGAACATGCGACGATCGCCGAAGTCGAGCACCAGATGACCCCCGGGGCACGGACGACGATCACCCTCGCCACGGGCCTGACGCAGGATTTCGACCGCCGCGCGCTGCGCATCAACGCCAATGTCGCGCCGGCGACGCATGGCGAGACGCGCTTCGAGATACTCGGCAGCGGCGGCAGCCGCGCCGCCTATCCCGCATTCGCCGCGAAACAGGGGCCGCTGACCTTCGTCAGCGCCGAAGTCCCGGGGGGCGGCCGGCCCGAGCTGACACTGCGGATCAACGGGATCGCCTGGCACGAGGCGCCCGACCTGCTCGACGCCGGTCCCGCCGACCGCATCTACACGCTCGCGCTCGACGAGACGGGCAAGCCGCGGATCGGCTTCGGCGACGGGCTGCAGGGCGCGCTGCCCCCGGCCGGGCAGGATAATATCACGCTCGACTATCGCGTCGGGCTGGGTCTGGGCGGGCGGGTCAAGGCGGGGCAGCTCGACACGCTCTTGTCACGCCCGCTCGGGCTCGAGGGGGTGCGCAACCCGCTGCCCAGCGAAGGCGGCGCGGATCCGGTCGGGGTGGACGCGCTGCGTGGCGAGCTGCCGCTCTACTGCCGCACGATGGACCGGGTGGTGTCGCTCAGCGACTTCGCCGATTTCGCGCTGACCTATAGCGGGATCGCCAAGGCGCGCGCCGAGCGGGTCAAGGTCCCGGGCCTCCCCGCCCCCGGCGTCGCGCTGACCGTAGCCGGCGAGCTCGGCGCCCCGGTGCCGGCGAGCGGCGAGCTCCACCAGAAGCTGCGCAAGGCGCTGGCGGGCAGCGGCATCCCCTTCGCGCGCTTCGCGCTGCGCGATTTCCGGCTCACCTACTTCCGCCTCGCCGCCAAGCTGGTCCCGCATCCCGACCATGTCGCCGCCGATGTGCTCGCCGCCGCCGAAAAGGCGCTGCGCACGGCGTTCGGGTTCGACGCACGCGAGTTCGCGCAGACCGTCTATGATTCGCAGGTCGTCACGGTGCTCCAGGGCGTGCCCGGGGTGGTCGCGGTGATGCTCGACCGGCTCTACACCGGCGCCGTCCCGCTGCGGCAGGCAATGCTCCCGGCAGCGAGCGCGACCGACACGCTCGGGGCCGAGCTGCTGCTGCTCCATCCTGGACCACTCGACTGGCTGGAGGTGGCGGCATGA
- a CDS encoding right-handed parallel beta-helix repeat-containing protein translates to MTVDISRKTFDPRRHTAWTTEMQGRVATDAPRNENQAQRDRRVRALMTDLAGRCGYPEILPGSFEIGIAGGGLTIAPGRYYVDGHLADNFGAGNPLFDTVLSEERGSDPVAFADQPYGTGGAAAPADGLHIAYVDVWQRDVTFLEDLSILDPAIATDTFARRQTVWQVRTFGPVDPDTSCSTDPTGWDVFISPSRARLTTRANPANAVTDPCLLPPGALYRGIDNRTYLVAIHGFDAAGAPLVKFSRTNGSVATAILAQPQGDVLEVAQVAKDDFLRFNPGDWVEITDEARLLAGEAGTMARVLSVDDPSNTITLEDPLPAGALLLVGPGPDADQTVHPVLRRWDQAGEIRDENGTVLADLDAPGATGLIPVPTDGTFVSLEDGVEAAFTLAAGIGDAHVNDNWSFVARYADSSVEELSAAPPQDYHHHYCRLAMVEAAGGVFTEVVEDCRDPLDGDCDCCCTVTVEVGDSIQAAIDSLPVATGGCVCLVAGEHQLDGALSLTTSNVHLVGESRGAIVRRMGGGTVLRVDDARNIDIDMIDFRHDSGGDGDALLEITDCDSVNVARCAFSALRGTTSTGVAVSGSEDVSIRDCDFTALANGVLTIGENGLLTIADNMFDLRGEQLAGLIGVGAFKSTAQLSITGNTIAGVLSGIVINDDPASETRHSLATGSLIADNRIRLSAAEQQGTDQPLRGIDSAADECTVRGNHVSLEGRVSLGIVVSGNDLVVVENQVEIDPDEQGGASGGIVVGATDDDASHLTDGVTVAHNSVRGTTIGIVIGHASAVTVTDNRLHAGEEPFLMALALNDTVSATVRDNAFDRAAIGLFGSDGRYTLVADNGFAPGGLAIALTQDFAATIEGNVIDQSRSFGIALLQASGRTAVTGNRLRNCGYDGAFAGGIGALYVLGELAVCGNEVVDTGLGPDGKANNAAVFGILGALVLEALVSENLVTTTLAEARPNGLEDRALGLLGLFEFSTGQNELTVGYPCTIVNNKFYGKGFSALVQLSQIQASDSFHLRFERVFFTGNYCNHWGTRDPARATVVLVGSAGVVMGNQVKGMPRSAPSIDLNGMAGTVIGNITAGDIVNDPNFPAPEPQFNRRL, encoded by the coding sequence ATGACCGTCGACATCAGCCGCAAGACCTTCGATCCCCGGCGCCATACCGCGTGGACGACGGAGATGCAGGGCCGCGTCGCCACCGATGCGCCCAGGAACGAGAATCAGGCGCAGCGCGACCGCCGGGTCCGGGCGTTGATGACCGATCTTGCCGGCCGCTGCGGCTATCCGGAGATATTGCCCGGCAGTTTCGAGATCGGGATCGCCGGCGGCGGGCTGACGATCGCGCCGGGCCGCTATTATGTCGACGGGCACCTGGCCGACAATTTCGGCGCCGGGAATCCGCTGTTCGATACCGTGCTGTCCGAGGAGCGTGGTTCCGATCCGGTCGCGTTCGCCGACCAGCCCTATGGCACCGGCGGCGCCGCAGCGCCCGCCGATGGGCTGCACATCGCCTATGTCGACGTCTGGCAGCGCGACGTCACCTTCCTCGAGGACCTGTCGATCCTCGACCCGGCGATCGCCACCGACACCTTCGCGCGGCGCCAGACGGTGTGGCAGGTGCGCACCTTCGGCCCGGTCGACCCGGACACGAGCTGCAGCACCGATCCAACCGGCTGGGATGTCTTCATCAGCCCGTCGCGCGCGCGGCTGACCACGCGAGCCAACCCGGCCAATGCGGTCACCGATCCGTGCCTGCTGCCGCCCGGCGCGCTGTATCGCGGGATCGACAACCGCACCTATCTGGTCGCGATCCACGGTTTCGACGCGGCCGGCGCGCCGCTGGTCAAATTCTCGCGCACCAATGGCAGCGTCGCCACGGCGATCCTCGCCCAGCCGCAGGGCGACGTGCTCGAGGTGGCGCAGGTCGCGAAGGACGATTTCCTGCGCTTCAACCCCGGCGACTGGGTCGAGATCACCGACGAGGCCCGCCTGCTCGCCGGAGAGGCGGGAACCATGGCGCGCGTGCTCAGCGTCGACGACCCGTCGAACACGATCACGCTCGAGGATCCGCTGCCCGCCGGCGCACTGCTGCTGGTCGGCCCTGGACCCGATGCCGACCAGACGGTGCATCCCGTCCTGCGCCGCTGGGACCAGGCCGGCGAGATCCGCGACGAGAACGGGACGGTGCTCGCCGACCTCGACGCGCCCGGCGCGACCGGGCTGATCCCGGTGCCGACCGACGGCACCTTCGTCTCGCTCGAGGACGGGGTCGAGGCGGCGTTCACGCTCGCCGCCGGGATCGGCGACGCGCATGTCAACGACAATTGGAGCTTCGTCGCGCGTTATGCCGACAGCTCGGTCGAGGAGCTCTCGGCCGCGCCGCCGCAGGACTATCACCATCATTATTGCCGGCTGGCGATGGTCGAGGCCGCGGGCGGGGTCTTCACCGAGGTGGTCGAGGATTGCCGCGATCCGCTCGACGGCGATTGCGACTGCTGCTGCACGGTGACGGTCGAGGTCGGCGATTCGATCCAGGCGGCGATCGACAGCCTCCCGGTCGCGACCGGCGGCTGCGTCTGCCTGGTCGCGGGCGAGCACCAGCTCGACGGCGCGCTGTCGCTCACCACCTCGAATGTCCATCTGGTCGGCGAGAGTCGCGGGGCGATCGTCCGCCGGATGGGTGGCGGAACGGTGCTGCGGGTGGACGACGCGCGCAACATCGACATCGACATGATCGACTTCCGCCACGACAGCGGCGGCGACGGCGACGCGCTGCTGGAGATCACCGACTGCGATAGCGTGAACGTCGCCCGCTGCGCCTTCTCGGCGCTCAGGGGCACGACCTCCACCGGCGTGGCGGTCAGCGGTTCCGAGGACGTGTCCATTCGCGACTGCGACTTCACCGCGCTCGCCAACGGCGTCCTCACGATCGGCGAGAACGGGCTGCTGACCATCGCCGACAATATGTTCGACCTGCGCGGCGAGCAGCTGGCCGGCCTGATCGGGGTGGGCGCATTTAAGTCCACCGCACAGCTCAGCATCACGGGCAACACCATCGCCGGCGTGCTGAGCGGGATCGTGATCAACGACGATCCGGCGTCCGAGACGCGGCATTCGCTCGCTACCGGATCGCTGATCGCCGACAACCGGATCCGCCTCAGCGCCGCCGAGCAGCAGGGTACCGACCAGCCGCTGCGCGGGATCGACAGCGCTGCCGACGAATGCACGGTGCGCGGCAACCACGTGAGCCTGGAAGGGCGAGTGAGCCTGGGCATCGTCGTCTCGGGCAACGACCTGGTGGTGGTCGAGAACCAAGTCGAGATCGACCCCGACGAGCAGGGCGGCGCATCGGGCGGGATCGTGGTTGGCGCGACCGACGACGACGCCTCGCACCTGACCGACGGCGTCACGGTGGCGCACAATTCGGTGCGCGGCACCACGATCGGTATCGTGATCGGCCATGCCAGCGCGGTGACCGTCACCGACAACCGGCTTCATGCAGGCGAGGAGCCGTTCCTGATGGCGCTGGCGCTGAACGACACCGTATCCGCCACGGTGCGCGACAACGCGTTCGACCGGGCGGCGATCGGGCTGTTCGGAAGCGACGGCCGCTACACGCTCGTGGCGGACAACGGTTTCGCGCCGGGCGGGCTCGCAATCGCGCTGACGCAGGATTTCGCCGCGACGATCGAGGGCAACGTCATCGACCAGTCGCGCAGCTTCGGCATCGCGCTGCTCCAGGCGAGCGGGCGCACCGCGGTGACCGGCAATCGCCTGCGCAACTGCGGATATGACGGAGCATTCGCCGGCGGGATCGGCGCGCTCTATGTGCTCGGCGAGCTGGCGGTCTGCGGAAACGAGGTGGTCGACACCGGCCTCGGCCCGGACGGCAAGGCCAACAACGCCGCGGTTTTCGGGATCCTCGGCGCGCTCGTGCTCGAGGCGCTCGTCAGCGAGAACCTGGTCACCACCACGCTGGCCGAGGCCCGCCCCAACGGGCTCGAGGACCGGGCGCTGGGGCTGCTCGGACTGTTCGAGTTCTCGACGGGGCAGAACGAACTGACGGTCGGCTACCCCTGCACGATCGTCAACAACAAGTTCTACGGCAAGGGCTTCTCCGCGCTCGTCCAGCTCTCCCAGATCCAGGCAAGCGACAGCTTCCACCTGCGGTTCGAGCGGGTGTTCTTCACCGGCAACTATTGCAACCATTGGGGCACGCGCGATCCCGCGCGCGCGACGGTGGTGCTCGTGGGCAGCGCCGGCGTGGTGATGGGCAACCAGGTCAAGGGCATGCCGCGCAGCGCGCCGTCGATCGATCTCAACGGGATGGCCGGCACCGTGATCGGCAACATCACCGCCGGCGACATCGTCAACGACCCCAACTTCCCGGCCCCCGAACCCCAATTCAACCGCCGGTTGTGA
- a CDS encoding ATP-binding protein has protein sequence MHNFGTITLPKAIDRPLADGDRIARAADLLRAHIAFEPQPAITPVDLDRLLGEAGSAPWSALDRVARVFELDRFETALLLTLAAASVDPALAATCAALQGQERSGAISFALAGRLLPEARLAALRPDAPLRLWRLIVPAGPAEAASVTRFQIDEHVLFHLAGAEIASEYLAPLPADGWLAPSQRACVEQVAALLDLDDPRGGTAVQLCGEDGGTLRALAAATGGRLGLPVLALTAAALPTARTELIELARACSRDLALAEAMLLLDASGASADAGGAAAQFAALVEAPVMIAAPAPLAVSGRPALRLDVPPPTLAERREHWRELAPQLAPSEIGLLARTFLLDGASRTAAARLAGASADRAALWQACRMQARDRLEGLAERIVSPVGWEDLVLPDAQHELLRDIVDHVTFAGRVFEDWGFDTRLSRGTGVAALFAGPSGTGKTLAAEVLANALERDLYRIDLSQVVSKYIGETEKNLSRIFAAAEGGGAILLFDEADALFGKRSEVQDSHDRYANIEVSYLLQRMETYAGLSILTTNLKDALDKAFLRRLRFIVQFAYPNAEQRGRIWERAFPAELPREGIDYARLAQYDLTGGAIRNVALAAAFLAARSGGPLTMAHCAAAAAREYRKLEKPLGARELGRGR, from the coding sequence ATGCACAATTTCGGCACCATCACGCTGCCCAAGGCGATCGACCGGCCGCTCGCCGACGGTGACCGGATCGCCCGCGCCGCCGACCTGCTGCGCGCGCACATCGCTTTCGAACCGCAACCGGCAATCACCCCGGTCGATCTGGACCGGCTGCTCGGCGAAGCCGGATCGGCACCATGGTCGGCGCTGGACCGGGTGGCGCGCGTGTTCGAGCTGGACCGTTTCGAGACCGCATTGCTCCTGACGCTTGCGGCAGCCTCGGTCGACCCGGCGCTCGCCGCGACCTGCGCGGCGCTGCAGGGGCAGGAGCGCAGCGGCGCGATCTCCTTCGCCCTCGCCGGGCGGCTGCTGCCCGAAGCGCGCCTCGCCGCGCTGCGCCCCGATGCACCGCTGCGCCTGTGGCGGCTGATCGTGCCGGCCGGCCCGGCCGAAGCGGCGAGCGTGACTCGCTTTCAAATCGACGAGCATGTGCTGTTCCATCTGGCCGGCGCCGAGATCGCATCCGAATATCTGGCGCCGCTGCCCGCCGACGGCTGGCTTGCGCCGAGCCAACGGGCCTGCGTCGAACAGGTCGCCGCGCTGCTCGATCTCGACGATCCGCGCGGCGGCACCGCGGTGCAGCTGTGCGGCGAGGATGGCGGAACCCTGCGCGCGCTGGCGGCCGCGACAGGCGGGCGGCTTGGACTTCCGGTGCTCGCACTGACCGCCGCGGCGTTGCCCACGGCGCGGACCGAGCTGATCGAACTGGCGCGCGCCTGCAGCCGTGACCTCGCGCTGGCCGAGGCAATGCTGCTGCTCGACGCAAGCGGCGCTTCCGCCGATGCGGGCGGCGCGGCCGCGCAGTTCGCTGCGCTGGTGGAAGCCCCGGTGATGATTGCCGCCCCGGCTCCGCTGGCGGTATCCGGACGGCCCGCGCTGCGGCTGGATGTCCCGCCCCCGACACTGGCTGAACGGCGAGAGCATTGGCGTGAACTCGCACCGCAGCTTGCTCCGTCCGAGATCGGCTTGCTGGCGCGCACCTTTCTGCTCGACGGCGCTAGCCGCACCGCTGCGGCCCGGCTGGCCGGCGCCAGCGCCGATCGCGCCGCGTTGTGGCAGGCATGCCGGATGCAGGCGCGCGACCGGCTCGAGGGCCTCGCCGAGCGCATCGTCTCACCGGTCGGCTGGGAAGACCTCGTGCTGCCCGATGCCCAGCACGAGCTGCTGCGCGACATCGTCGATCACGTGACCTTTGCCGGCCGGGTGTTCGAGGACTGGGGCTTCGACACCCGTCTCAGCCGCGGCACGGGGGTCGCGGCGCTGTTTGCGGGCCCCTCCGGCACGGGCAAGACGCTCGCCGCCGAAGTCCTCGCCAACGCGCTGGAGCGCGATCTCTACCGGATCGACCTCAGCCAGGTGGTGAGCAAATATATCGGCGAGACCGAAAAGAACCTCTCGCGCATTTTCGCCGCAGCCGAGGGCGGCGGCGCGATCCTGCTGTTCGACGAGGCCGATGCACTGTTCGGCAAGCGCAGCGAGGTGCAGGACAGCCATGACCGCTACGCGAACATTGAGGTCAGCTACCTGTTGCAGCGGATGGAGACCTATGCCGGTCTCTCGATCCTCACCACCAACCTCAAGGATGCGCTCGACAAGGCCTTTCTCCGCCGGCTGCGCTTCATCGTCCAGTTCGCCTACCCCAATGCCGAGCAGCGCGGCCGCATCTGGGAGCGCGCCTTTCCGGCCGAGCTGCCGCGCGAGGGGATCGATTATGCGCGGCTCGCCCAGTATGATCTGACCGGCGGGGCGATCCGCAACGTCGCGCTCGCCGCCGCCTTCCTCGCGGCGCGTTCGGGCGGCCCGCTGACCATGGCCCATTGCGCCGCAGCCGCCGCGCGCGAATATCGCAAGCTCGAAAAGCCGCTCGGCGCGCGCGAACTCGGGCGGGGGCGCTGA
- a CDS encoding DUF4157 domain-containing protein, whose protein sequence is MGAPAAAVQARAGPAQQSASPAQAQTATSEIEPERRRSRTQTQQWLAFLGGQGVRPALAVGGADTPEERAADRLAEAVLKVQQSSGLAGASCPECAAKLAAGRPEDETCPTCAAGRTRTVRRMPLARPGGASRAGAAAPPSVHRTLARRGAPLSPSTRAYFEPRFGAALDHVRVHTDQVAARSAAEVGAHAYAVGSDLVFAKGRYAPGTTRGNRLLAHELAHVVLEGNAGLLRRDPDEEAPLTRTQEIAQSRTSPGMISGQARPMTLSLWNFGIDVATLKPEHRAVLQELGHLIQTHGARTLMLRAIGFTDETGPEEHNLDLSRRRAQAVSALLTPMTGRVRVTAVGEANPAADNATVDGRSRNRRVDLRLTLPPPPIPDPTPDPDPDPDPEPDPTPDPDPDPDPDPDPPDEPERPRPDDPSFCEEHPILCGLPILPGLPLLAPLICIIAPELCIGAVCLALPELCAIPVVPDPPGGPPEPPDRPERPRPEEEGGPRVHFVPDVAADNSPAGMPDRIGLRDPVLVTAVVENPPPVTQPITISVSAPNTAAGDATIDGAATASITGTTILSILGSQMTEAGIGPQLQLGAEWQSSLVGWSNSFAVSSISQNWTAELDSTDTTQYGCAFYAKMNWGSDSGSQRDLDECYYVEAVAVDVERGGLRGMGTGGVNNPADAEPSDFGPTFDQHGTPYRWIRRPGYARIKQLFRIYDARSGSGWVASPASGYTIERIVERDTRNPRCWQLTVKKKGAAVSALGLSSSAGSGDIEHSFHGINCASPPRPPDPPPEPEPEPEPEPIPEPEPEPEPQAEPEPECDRAELSRRVDACIEEAREGAIACTLEAVIPPLGGWGGVGSGIRYYQCLDDVRERLLECDREAKRDTNCPDQQFAQTDDEEGGEGPALA, encoded by the coding sequence ATGGGCGCGCCGGCGGCCGCCGTCCAGGCGCGGGCCGGCCCGGCGCAGCAATCCGCCTCGCCCGCGCAGGCGCAGACCGCCACATCCGAGATCGAGCCCGAGCGCCGGCGCAGCCGGACCCAGACCCAGCAATGGCTCGCATTTCTGGGCGGACAGGGCGTCCGCCCCGCACTGGCGGTCGGCGGCGCGGACACGCCGGAGGAACGCGCGGCGGATCGCCTCGCCGAAGCGGTGCTCAAGGTCCAGCAATCGAGCGGCTTGGCGGGCGCGAGCTGCCCCGAATGCGCCGCCAAGCTCGCCGCGGGCCGGCCGGAGGACGAGACCTGCCCCACCTGCGCCGCCGGCCGGACGCGCACGGTCCGCCGCATGCCCCTCGCCCGGCCGGGCGGCGCATCGCGCGCCGGCGCGGCGGCGCCGCCCAGCGTGCACCGAACCCTCGCGCGCCGCGGTGCGCCGCTTTCGCCATCGACGCGAGCCTATTTCGAGCCGCGCTTCGGCGCCGCGCTCGATCATGTCCGGGTCCATACCGACCAGGTCGCCGCGCGGTCCGCGGCCGAGGTCGGGGCGCATGCCTATGCCGTGGGCAGCGACCTGGTCTTCGCCAAGGGCCGTTACGCGCCCGGGACCACCCGCGGCAACCGGCTGCTCGCCCATGAGCTCGCGCATGTCGTGCTCGAGGGGAATGCCGGCCTGCTCCGGCGCGATCCGGACGAGGAAGCGCCGCTGACCCGCACGCAGGAAATCGCCCAGTCGCGGACCAGCCCGGGGATGATCTCCGGGCAGGCGCGGCCGATGACGCTGAGCCTGTGGAACTTCGGAATCGACGTGGCGACACTCAAGCCCGAGCACCGCGCCGTGCTGCAGGAGCTCGGCCACCTGATCCAGACGCACGGCGCCCGCACGCTGATGCTGCGCGCGATCGGCTTCACCGACGAAACCGGGCCCGAAGAGCATAATCTCGATCTCTCGCGGCGCCGGGCACAGGCCGTGTCGGCGCTGCTGACTCCGATGACCGGCCGGGTGCGGGTTACCGCGGTCGGCGAAGCCAACCCCGCCGCCGACAACGCGACCGTCGACGGGCGCTCGCGAAACCGCCGGGTCGACTTGCGCCTGACGCTGCCGCCGCCGCCGATCCCGGATCCGACGCCGGACCCCGATCCCGACCCTGATCCGGAGCCTGATCCCACCCCCGATCCCGACCCGGACCCCGATCCAGACCCCGATCCGCCGGACGAACCGGAACGGCCGCGCCCCGACGATCCTTCCTTCTGCGAGGAGCATCCGATCCTGTGCGGCTTGCCGATCCTGCCGGGCCTGCCGCTCCTTGCGCCGCTGATCTGCATCATCGCGCCCGAGCTGTGCATCGGCGCGGTCTGCCTGGCCTTGCCTGAGCTCTGCGCGATCCCGGTCGTCCCGGACCCCCCGGGCGGTCCGCCGGAGCCCCCCGACCGTCCGGAGCGCCCGCGGCCTGAGGAGGAAGGCGGGCCGCGCGTCCACTTCGTTCCGGATGTCGCGGCCGACAACTCGCCAGCGGGGATGCCCGACCGGATCGGCCTGCGCGATCCGGTGCTGGTGACGGCGGTGGTCGAGAACCCGCCGCCGGTCACGCAGCCGATCACGATTTCGGTCAGTGCGCCCAACACCGCCGCAGGCGACGCCACGATCGACGGCGCCGCGACCGCCAGCATCACCGGCACCACGATACTGTCTATCCTCGGCTCGCAGATGACCGAAGCCGGGATCGGGCCCCAGCTGCAGCTCGGCGCCGAGTGGCAATCGAGCCTGGTCGGATGGAGCAACAGCTTCGCTGTGTCCTCGATCTCGCAGAACTGGACGGCGGAGCTCGATTCGACCGACACCACCCAATATGGCTGCGCGTTCTACGCGAAGATGAACTGGGGATCGGACAGCGGCAGCCAGCGCGATCTCGACGAATGCTATTATGTCGAGGCCGTTGCCGTCGATGTCGAGCGCGGCGGGTTGCGGGGCATGGGCACCGGCGGCGTCAACAACCCGGCCGATGCCGAGCCGAGCGACTTCGGCCCGACCTTCGACCAGCACGGCACGCCCTATCGCTGGATCAGGCGCCCCGGCTACGCACGGATCAAGCAGCTGTTCCGCATCTACGACGCGCGCTCCGGATCGGGATGGGTCGCCTCGCCCGCATCGGGCTACACCATCGAACGGATCGTCGAGCGCGACACGCGCAACCCCCGCTGTTGGCAGCTCACGGTCAAGAAGAAGGGCGCGGCCGTCAGCGCCCTCGGACTGTCGTCGAGCGCCGGCAGCGGCGACATCGAGCATAGCTTTCACGGCATCAACTGCGCGTCGCCGCCGCGGCCGCCCGATCCGCCGCCAGAACCGGAACCCGAACCTGAGCCCGAGCCGATACCCGAACCCGAGCCGGAGCCCGAACCGCAGGCCGAACCCGAGCCCGAATGCGATCGCGCCGAACTGTCGCGGCGGGTCGATGCATGCATCGAGGAGGCGCGCGAGGGTGCGATCGCCTGCACGCTCGAAGCGGTGATCCCGCCGCTGGGCGGATGGGGCGGCGTGGGATCCGGCATCCGATATTATCAGTGCCTCGACGACGTGCGCGAGCGGTTGCTCGAATGCGATCGCGAAGCCAAGCGCGACACCAATTGCCCCGATCAGCAATTCGCCCAGACCGACGACGAGGAGGGGGGCGAAGGCCCCGCGCTGGCATGA